A part of Streptomyces sp. NBC_01497 genomic DNA contains:
- a CDS encoding TIGR03086 family metal-binding protein, which translates to MDIHTQTDVIDLGPACERIRRLAGGVREGDLDGPTPCPDYPVATLLAHVVGLTAGLAATARKDYGPATDTAPGTVLPVLGANWRTVLDRQLGELAQAWRDPAAWLGVSRAGSVDLPARVAGLVTLNELLLHGWDLSRATGQPYEPGDAELRVAHTALTAAAAGAVPRGPFGPPVPVDGGAPLLDRVVALSGRRPDWTPVL; encoded by the coding sequence ATGGATATTCATACGCAGACGGACGTGATCGATCTCGGGCCCGCGTGCGAGCGCATCCGACGCCTGGCCGGGGGTGTGCGGGAGGGGGATCTCGACGGGCCCACGCCCTGCCCCGACTACCCCGTGGCGACTCTGCTGGCACACGTCGTGGGGCTGACCGCCGGTCTGGCCGCGACCGCGCGCAAGGACTACGGGCCCGCCACCGACACCGCGCCGGGGACGGTGCTGCCAGTGCTCGGTGCGAACTGGCGCACCGTATTGGACCGGCAGCTCGGGGAGCTGGCCCAGGCGTGGCGGGACCCGGCGGCCTGGCTCGGAGTGAGCCGGGCCGGATCCGTGGACCTGCCCGCCCGGGTCGCCGGGCTCGTCACACTCAACGAGCTGCTGCTGCACGGCTGGGATCTCTCGCGCGCCACCGGGCAGCCGTACGAGCCGGGGGACGCGGAGCTGCGGGTGGCGCACACGGCGCTGACGGCCGCCGCGGCGGGCGCGGTACCGAGGGGGCCCTTCGGGCCGCCCGTCCCGGTGGACGGCGGGGCCCCGCTGCTCGACCGGGTGGTCGCCCTCAGCGGGCGCCGGCCCGACTGGACACCCGTGCTCTGA